One Benincasa hispida cultivar B227 chromosome 5, ASM972705v1, whole genome shotgun sequence genomic window carries:
- the LOC120078179 gene encoding glycine-rich protein-like isoform X1: protein MSSKAFIFLGLLFAIVVLFSSEEVTVMARDVKFEEAMMETGEVDDVERHGFGGGHARNLAECLHGCNHGCCECFRGRCIRCCSFAGEAVDVKPQAKPNN from the exons ATGAGTTCCAAGGCTTTCATCTTCCTCGGTCTTCTTTTCGCCATTGTCGTCCTCTTTTCCTCGGAGGAGGTAACGGTTATGGCAAGGGACGTGAAATTCG AAGAAGCTATGATGGAAACCGGTGAAGTTGACGATGTCGAGCGCCACGGTTTTGGAGGAGGCCATGCTCGAAACCTTGCGGAATGCCTCCATGGTTGCAACCATGGTTGTTGTGAATGCTTCCGCGGCCGTTGCATCAGGTGCTGCAGCTTTGCTGGTGAAGCTGTTGATGTAAAGCCTCAAGCTAAGCCTAACAACTAA
- the LOC120078179 gene encoding glycine-rich protein-like isoform X2 — protein sequence MSSKAFIFLGLLFAIVVLFSSEEVTVMARDVKFEAMMETGEVDDVERHGFGGGHARNLAECLHGCNHGCCECFRGRCIRCCSFAGEAVDVKPQAKPNN from the exons ATGAGTTCCAAGGCTTTCATCTTCCTCGGTCTTCTTTTCGCCATTGTCGTCCTCTTTTCCTCGGAGGAGGTAACGGTTATGGCAAGGGACGTGAAATTCG AAGCTATGATGGAAACCGGTGAAGTTGACGATGTCGAGCGCCACGGTTTTGGAGGAGGCCATGCTCGAAACCTTGCGGAATGCCTCCATGGTTGCAACCATGGTTGTTGTGAATGCTTCCGCGGCCGTTGCATCAGGTGCTGCAGCTTTGCTGGTGAAGCTGTTGATGTAAAGCCTCAAGCTAAGCCTAACAACTAA